A region of Bacillota bacterium DNA encodes the following proteins:
- a CDS encoding histidine triad nucleotide-binding protein, translating to MEDCIFCRIAQKQIPSTCVYEDDEVYAFKDLNPQAPVHVLIIPRQHVRDVAALEEQHDALAGKLLRVAAHIARELHIDETGYRLVANVGPHAGQSVLHLHIHLLGGRQMTWPPG from the coding sequence AGATACCGTCCACCTGCGTGTACGAGGATGACGAGGTTTACGCCTTTAAGGACCTGAACCCACAGGCGCCGGTGCATGTGCTCATCATTCCCAGGCAGCACGTCAGGGATGTGGCTGCGCTGGAGGAACAACACGATGCACTGGCTGGCAAACTGCTTCGAGTGGCAGCGCATATCGCGCGTGAGCTCCATATAGACGAAACGGGCTACCGACTGGTAGCGAACGTAGGACCACACGCAGGACAGAGTGTACTCCATCTGCATATCCACCTGCTGGGTGGTCGGCAGATGACATGGCCTCCGGGATAG
- a CDS encoding dTDP-4-dehydrorhamnose 3,5-epimerase family protein, with protein MTARYIHDLRVKRLNRLYDERGNLCEILRRDDPVYRECFPDGFAQAYITHVDYHVVKGWHMHLKQKDHFFGVYGRAKVVLYDEREDSPTQGLINEIILTPERPLLVQIPERVWHGFMALSLEGAGILNFPTRLYDYADPDEYRRDPHTGGIPYSWAVKDR; from the coding sequence ATGACCGCCCGCTACATCCACGATCTGCGCGTGAAACGCCTCAACCGCCTGTATGATGAGCGGGGCAATCTGTGTGAGATTCTGCGCCGTGATGACCCTGTCTACCGCGAGTGCTTTCCCGATGGTTTCGCACAGGCTTATATCACGCATGTGGACTATCACGTCGTGAAAGGCTGGCACATGCACCTCAAGCAGAAAGACCACTTTTTCGGCGTCTACGGCAGGGCGAAAGTGGTACTCTATGACGAGCGGGAGGATTCGCCCACACAGGGCTTGATTAACGAAATCATTCTCACCCCCGAACGTCCTCTTCTGGTGCAGATTCCGGAACGTGTGTGGCATGGTTTCATGGCGCTATCGCTGGAGGGAGCAGGTATCCTGAACTTCCCTACCCGCCTGTACGATTACGCCGACCCCGACGAGTATCGCCGCGACCCGCACACGGGTGGCATCCCCTACTCGTGGGCAGTGAAGGACAGGTAG